From Thalassoglobus sp. JC818, the proteins below share one genomic window:
- a CDS encoding trypsin-like peptidase domain-containing protein — protein MTNHFRQLHTWLALLTVTIATSAYAEEEFVSVRNTHRTRIVQRALQSSVNIHTEKRQKSLDVVFSAGKASKINGMGSGIIIDERGYIVTNYHVVQDVERLRVTTFDGAEYEGRVLAYDAQKDLAVIKIEPRTSLIVGQMGSSSDLMLGEDVIAIGNAYGYESTVTLGIVSHKSRDVEVNEEQAYENLIQIDAAINPGNSGGPLLNVDGDVIGINVAIRAGAQRIGFAIPIDDARRTVARLINIERHHQTYHGVRAIDYKNGRDRKFVVQSTMPGSPASAAGLENGDVIIRSGSVDVVDATDFERSLFGKRAGEAVDLVVLRDGKEESLQLSVGSLTGQRSTMQNQIANRAQSPDRPMVSSTVNQEDESVWQTLGLKLSKVASSTPLPRPYNGGFEVVDLRPQGPASTRGIQRGDILVGLDKWETVKRDDIDYVLNQHQSRLMGPLKFYIVRNGETLYGEIPFAVSQR, from the coding sequence ATGACGAATCACTTTCGCCAATTACACACATGGTTGGCTTTACTGACAGTCACTATTGCCACCTCAGCTTATGCTGAGGAAGAATTCGTTTCAGTGCGGAATACGCACCGAACGAGGATTGTTCAGCGAGCCCTCCAATCGAGTGTGAATATTCACACCGAGAAAAGACAAAAGTCGCTCGACGTCGTCTTTTCTGCCGGAAAAGCATCGAAGATCAACGGAATGGGTTCCGGGATCATTATCGATGAACGCGGTTACATCGTGACCAACTATCACGTCGTTCAGGATGTCGAACGTCTTCGCGTGACGACATTCGATGGAGCTGAGTACGAAGGACGCGTCCTTGCTTACGACGCCCAGAAAGATCTCGCGGTCATCAAAATCGAACCGCGAACCAGCCTCATCGTGGGGCAGATGGGGTCTTCGTCGGACTTGATGCTCGGTGAAGATGTCATTGCGATCGGCAATGCGTACGGTTACGAGTCGACCGTGACGCTCGGAATCGTCAGCCACAAGTCTCGCGACGTTGAGGTCAACGAAGAGCAGGCATACGAAAACCTGATCCAAATCGATGCTGCCATCAATCCGGGGAACAGTGGAGGACCGCTGCTCAACGTCGATGGCGATGTGATCGGAATCAATGTCGCAATTCGGGCGGGTGCTCAGCGAATCGGATTCGCCATTCCAATCGACGATGCTCGTCGAACTGTGGCACGGCTGATCAACATTGAACGGCACCATCAGACTTATCACGGCGTGCGAGCGATCGATTACAAGAATGGTCGCGACCGCAAATTCGTCGTGCAGTCGACGATGCCTGGATCACCAGCCAGTGCTGCCGGCCTTGAGAATGGGGATGTCATCATTCGTTCCGGATCAGTCGATGTTGTCGACGCTACCGATTTCGAACGTTCACTGTTCGGAAAGCGAGCTGGCGAAGCTGTTGATCTCGTCGTCCTCCGCGACGGGAAAGAAGAAAGCCTGCAACTGTCGGTGGGCTCACTGACAGGACAGCGATCGACGATGCAAAACCAGATCGCGAACCGGGCTCAGTCGCCAGATCGCCCGATGGTTTCTTCGACCGTGAATCAGGAAGACGAATCTGTCTGGCAAACGCTGGGGCTGAAGCTTTCGAAAGTCGCTTCGTCAACTCCTCTCCCACGACCCTATAACGGCGGGTTCGAAGTTGTCGATCTGCGACCGCAGGGGCCAGCGTCGACACGAGGAATTCAGCGTGGTGACATTCTCGTTGGTCTCGACAAGTGGGAAACCGTCAAGCGGGACGACATTGACTATGTTCTGAATCAGCACCAGTCACGGCTGATGGGGCCGCTGAAGTTCTACATCGTGAGGAATGGCGAGACGCTCTACGGAGAGATTCCTTTCGCGGTATCGCAACGATAA
- a CDS encoding aldose epimerase family protein: protein MWRTSLQLAVVWPLLSATVALSDVPEAKPFGKTKDGEAVESYTLKNDNGMEVRVITRGTTITNIFVPDSDGNVADVVLGFDDVAGYESEDNQYFGCTAGRVANRIAEGKFSLNGKDYSLAINNEPNHLHGGVERSLDKVVWKAKPFENEMGQGVVFRYVSPHGEEGYPGTLSSVVRMTLKKDKNDLVIRYSATTDQATPINLTNHSYFNLAGAGSETVLDHELTLFCDSYTPVDEGLIPTGVIESVEGTPIDFREPHKIGERITEYDEASTIGYDHNLVINGEAGKTRKAAELKDPASGRVLTVKTDQPGVQFYSGNFLKGQTGKDGKVYPHRSAICLETQHFPDSINQPEFPSVVLEPGEKYQHVCIFSFSTEE, encoded by the coding sequence ATGTGGCGAACCAGCCTTCAACTGGCAGTTGTCTGGCCATTGCTTTCTGCGACTGTCGCACTCTCTGACGTCCCCGAAGCCAAACCGTTCGGGAAGACGAAAGATGGTGAAGCGGTCGAGAGTTATACACTGAAGAACGACAACGGAATGGAAGTCCGCGTGATAACTCGCGGGACGACGATCACGAACATCTTCGTTCCAGATTCAGACGGCAATGTCGCCGACGTCGTGCTGGGTTTTGATGATGTCGCTGGGTATGAATCCGAAGACAACCAGTATTTCGGATGTACCGCCGGTCGCGTGGCCAATCGAATCGCCGAAGGCAAATTCTCTCTGAATGGAAAAGATTACTCGCTGGCGATCAACAACGAGCCGAACCATCTGCACGGCGGAGTCGAGCGAAGCCTCGACAAAGTTGTCTGGAAAGCGAAGCCATTCGAAAACGAAATGGGGCAGGGAGTTGTCTTCCGTTATGTCAGCCCACACGGGGAAGAAGGATATCCCGGAACGCTTTCCTCCGTTGTCCGAATGACATTGAAGAAAGACAAGAACGATCTCGTGATTCGGTACTCAGCGACCACCGATCAGGCGACGCCCATCAACTTGACGAATCACTCGTACTTCAATCTTGCAGGTGCGGGGAGTGAAACCGTTCTCGATCACGAATTGACACTCTTTTGCGATTCTTACACACCCGTCGATGAAGGCTTGATTCCAACAGGAGTGATTGAATCTGTCGAAGGAACTCCAATTGATTTTCGTGAGCCACATAAAATCGGTGAGCGAATTACCGAGTACGATGAAGCTTCGACAATTGGGTACGATCACAATCTCGTTATCAATGGCGAGGCTGGTAAGACTCGCAAAGCAGCAGAACTCAAAGATCCAGCGAGCGGTCGAGTCTTGACCGTCAAAACAGATCAGCCCGGCGTTCAGTTCTACTCGGGGAATTTCCTCAAAGGACAGACTGGAAAAGACGGCAAAGTTTATCCTCATCGCAGTGCGATCTGCCTTGAGACACAGCACTTTCCCGATTCGATCAATCAGCCTGAGTTTCCCAGTGTCGTCCTGGAGCCGGGCGAGAAGTACCAGCATGTCTGCATCTTTTCCTTCTCCACTGAAGAGTAG
- a CDS encoding ROK family protein has translation MGDESKAQYWMGFDLGGTKMLAQVYDENWKVIAKERKRTKPGTSERAGVDRIIDTINDALKKADLKPTDLKGIGIGCPGPIDMDRGILLDLPNLGWEAVPLKDQVSADLKCPVAVLNDVDAGTYAEYRVGAGKDARCLIGVFAGTGIGGGCVYRGEILRGKQVSAFEIGHIQVMSNGPRCGCGQRGCLESVASRLAIASQAARTAYRGDAPNLLEHSGVDLSKIRSGALSTSISKGDTAIEEIILEAARYIGIAVASAINLIGPDIVVLGGGLVEAMPDLFIPQVFKAANKRVMPAYRDSFTVVPAKLEDDAGVLGAALWAEYQLSDEK, from the coding sequence ATGGGAGACGAATCGAAAGCGCAATACTGGATGGGGTTCGATCTCGGCGGAACCAAAATGCTTGCTCAAGTCTACGACGAGAACTGGAAGGTCATCGCGAAAGAACGAAAGCGAACCAAGCCGGGAACATCGGAACGAGCCGGAGTCGACCGGATCATCGACACAATCAACGACGCTCTGAAAAAGGCCGATCTCAAACCGACCGACTTAAAAGGCATCGGCATCGGCTGCCCCGGCCCGATCGATATGGATCGCGGAATCTTGCTCGATCTCCCCAATCTGGGCTGGGAAGCGGTCCCGCTCAAGGATCAAGTCTCAGCCGACCTGAAATGCCCGGTTGCAGTTCTAAACGATGTCGATGCTGGAACTTATGCCGAATATCGAGTCGGCGCTGGTAAAGACGCACGGTGCTTGATCGGCGTTTTCGCGGGAACCGGAATCGGTGGCGGATGTGTTTATCGCGGAGAAATTCTGCGAGGCAAACAGGTTTCGGCGTTCGAAATTGGTCACATCCAGGTGATGTCGAACGGTCCTCGCTGTGGTTGCGGACAACGTGGATGTCTCGAATCCGTAGCAAGCCGATTGGCGATCGCGTCTCAAGCTGCGCGAACTGCTTATCGGGGTGACGCGCCGAATTTGCTTGAACACTCCGGAGTGGACCTCTCCAAGATTCGTAGCGGAGCACTCTCCACCTCCATCTCAAAAGGTGACACAGCAATCGAGGAAATCATCCTCGAAGCAGCAAGATATATCGGAATCGCAGTCGCCAGCGCGATCAACCTCATCGGCCCCGATATCGTTGTGCTGGGAGGAGGACTCGTGGAAGCCATGCCGGATTTGTTCATTCCGCAAGTCTTCAAAGCAGCCAACAAGCGAGTCATGCCTGCCTACCGTGACAGCTTCACAGTTGTCCCTGCCAAGTTGGAAGATGATGCAGGAGTCTTGGGCGCAGCTCTCTGGGCGGAGTATCAGCTTTCCGACGAGAAGTAG